A genomic stretch from Anopheles nili chromosome X, idAnoNiliSN_F5_01, whole genome shotgun sequence includes:
- the LOC128728796 gene encoding STAM-binding protein, which produces MSQKQSHPVQMGPIEPNQRLQKLIADSQRVSIDPTMPITRYYRSGNQIVETADRSLREGNLEKAFTFYLRFVTIFVELILDHPGYKSVLPVDKQQTKEKIKKIIPRAEEIRKKLLEKYLAEYELYVKHLKLQAEQEEEDRKKAKTLQALEPSTSKVAPTVSYAASAPSQVAVISDNDVKLINQVLYPSDFLTDRSHSSALPTTGLLLAGEDRRFDRALKPQTMRQPASLASEFRSIVVPSNTMQKFLELAAANTAANLETCAILAGRFEDNGFSLTHVIFPKQSGTSDSCNTMNEEEIAVVQDQYNLITLGWIHTHPSQTAFLSSVDLHTHCSYQLMLEEAIAIVCSPKYGETGFFNLTSYGMDYISQCRQTGFHPHTNGQSLFVEAQHIVMSDIRDAKIIDLR; this is translated from the exons ATGTCGCAAAAGCAGTCTCACCCAGTGCAAATGGGGCCGATCGAACCAAATCAGCGACTACAGAAGTTAATCGCTGATAGTCAACGCGTTTCGATCGATCCGACAATGCCCATCACGCGGTATTACCGTTCGGGCAATCAAATAGTCGAAACGGCTGATCGATCGCTGCGGGAAGGCAACCTAGAGAAAGCGTTTACGTTTTATCTCCGTTTTGTCACCATATTTGTAGAGTTAATCCTAGATCATCCGGGTTACAAGTCCGTGTTGCCTGTGGACAAGCAGCAAACAAAggagaaaatcaaaaaaataatcccaaGGGCTGAAGAGATTCGTAAAAAACTCTTGGAAAAATACCTTGCCGAGTATGAGTTGTATGTAAAACATTTGAAGTTGCAGGCtgagcaagaagaagaagatcgTAAAAAAGCTAAAACGTTGCAAGCACTGGAACCCAGCACGTCAAAAGTTGCTCCAACCGTTTCTTATGCAGCTAGTGCGCCAAGTCAAGTGGCAGTTATTTCGGACAATGACGTTAAGCTGATCAACCAAGTTCTATATCCAAGCGACTTTCTAACAGACAGAAGTCATTCAAGCGCGCTCCCAACAACAGGGCTACTGCTAGCAGGAGAAGACCGACGTTTCGACCGTGCAttaaaaccacaaaccatGCGTCAACCAGCAAGTCTTGCTTCCGAGTTCCGGTCTATAGTTGTGCCGTCCAACACGATGCAGAAATTTCTGGAGTTAGCCGCTGCCAACACGGCAGCAAACTTGGAAACGTGCGCCATATTGGCTGGTAGATTCGAAGACAATGGTTTTAGCTTAACTCATGTGATATTTCCAAAGCAGAGCGGTACATCAGATAGTTGTAACACAATGAATGAAGAGGAAATCGCGGTTGTGCAGGATCAGTACAATCTGATCACGCTTGGATGGATTCAT ACTCATCCATCTCAAACAGCATTTCTTTCTTCAGTGGATTTGCACACGCATTGTTCCTATCAACTGATGTTGGAGGAAGCTATCGCCATTGTGTGCTCGCCTAAGTATGGAGA AACTGGATTCTTCAATCTCACTTCGTACGGGATGGATTATATTTCGCAGTGTCGTCAAACAGGATTTCACCCGCACACAAATGGGCAATCGTTGTTTGTC GAGGCCCAGCATATTGTTATGAGCGATATTCGTGATGCGAAAATAATCGATTTACGATAA